From Aspergillus luchuensis IFO 4308 DNA, chromosome 2, nearly complete sequence:
TGATGCGCACTGGCAAACATAGTTCGCTCCGGATCAAGGGGTTTCTTGCGACGCACTTCCGCGATCCAAGCCTGAAGTGCTGCATTATTGGCACCTTCTGTATCCTCGGCATCGGATTCCACCGGGCGGATGAACGGGGGCACTTCACGCCATGAAGTGTGGAATTCCTTTGCGCCCGAAACATATGCCATCTTGGCACTGGCGATTATACCTTCGACAATGTGCTTACGATCCGTGGGTGAAACAGCATAGTCTATGCGAATTCGTCCATCACCCGGGTCTGGATAAACCCGCCCAGTGCCTCGATCGCGCGCAAGCATGATCAGACCGGCCATGCGAGGCAACTTCTGCACCCAGAGCTTATAGTCGAGACCATTGCGCCAGGGGAATAGAGGGAGAAAAGCCGCGGGCACCATTGACAAGGCCTCGATCTTAACTCCATGACCTTGATTATCCAGGTTCTCGAGCTCATTGACGACGGTGGTCAGCGCAGCGCCTTCCCAAGGGCGGAACTCCTCATCTAGCACTGCACCCGCAATGGCAACTGTGGATAACGTTAGCAATGGCATTCCCTTCCCGCAGAGAGCATCTTACCAGGATGAAGGTGGAGATTCCGGCCAATCTGGGGATTCTTCAATCCActgcgaagaagcagcaaagGACTTTGCAGAGTGCCGCAAGAGACGACTACCCGCTTCGCCTTAATGGTGACATTTCGCGTAACTGCAGTTGCACCTGAACGACCTAGGTACGCATCCCTGGAGGTCCACACTCCCTCGACCCCTGACGCTACCTGGCCATCTTTAGTGTCAGTGAACAGGATCTTGTTTGCACGGAAGCCTTCAATGAAGGTTGCGCCGGCTGTCGCGGCATCTGCCAGGAAAGTTTCCGTGgggcccttcttccccgtgGAATGGCAGCCGAGCGTACAGTAGCCACAATAATGCTCAGTGTGGCCCGTATTCTGGGGCACGGTCTTCGCAGCGTAGCCCAGTCTGCGAGCTCCCTCGAGAATAAAGCGGTTTGTCTTGTTGTGCTTTATATGCTCAACGTCGACC
This genomic window contains:
- a CDS encoding uncharacterized protein (CAZy:AA3;~COG:E;~EggNog:ENOG410PH8X;~InterPro:IPR036188,IPR012400,IPR000172,IPR007867;~PFAM:PF00732,PF05199;~go_function: GO:0016614 - oxidoreductase activity, acting on CH-OH group of donors [Evidence IEA];~go_function: GO:0046577 - long-chain-alcohol oxidase activity [Evidence IEA];~go_function: GO:0050660 - flavin adenine dinucleotide binding [Evidence IEA];~go_process: GO:0055114 - oxidation-reduction process [Evidence IEA]); amino-acid sequence: MFKQTWVKFSPTLAPVLGFPRVPVHGKPADGFKHTFLQFPAADEPEIIETDVVIVGSGCGGSVAAKNLAEAGHKVLVLDKSYHYTSNHFPMNFNEAFNSMFESGGAVVTDDGSMAVLAGSTWGGGGTVNWSAALQTQGFVREEWAKNGLPFFTSMEFQNCLDRVSERMGVDVEHIKHNKTNRFILEGARRLGYAAKTVPQNTGHTEHYCGYCTLGCHSTGKKGPTETFLADAATAGATFIEGFRANKILFTDTKDGQVASGVEGVWTSRDAYLGRSGATAVTRNVTIKAKRVVVSCGTLQSPLLLLRSGLKNPQIGRNLHLHPVAIAGAVLDEEFRPWEGAALTTVVNELENLDNQGHGVKIEALSMVPAAFLPLFPWRNGLDYKLWVQKLPRMAGLIMLARDRGTGRVYPDPGDGRIRIDYAVSPTDRKHIVEGIIASAKMAYVSGAKEFHTSWREVPPFIRPVESDAEDTEGANNAALQAWIAEVRRKKPLDPERTMFASAHQMGTCRMGKSPRTSVVDSDCQVWGTRGLYVVDASVFPSASGVNPMLTNMAIADRASRNLARSMRRGDQNFHARL